The Rhea pennata isolate bPtePen1 chromosome Z, bPtePen1.pri, whole genome shotgun sequence genome includes a region encoding these proteins:
- the HAUS1 gene encoding HAUS augmin-like complex subunit 1, whose product MPRKRFPKASFPSARRGCFNISAPHPCCRRPERAAGRAPPTGRGGGGATARLPRSRSGLQVPGGIAAAARGKSGRGGRLKAMAAAMDGLEEKIRRVTLWLKKMFGDQPIPRYEVNARSVDILYELAEQNEARDRDVSLMIEDMKQKAAEYEAEANYLQDLLAKSLDFSLTSLCSEGTSYLNELVNCALILETKDTSLASFISAMNDLTWDLYATESKNREMELELTSIKKKLTAALVLEKRLQEDLKKTEEDLEVEEAKAESRSQNLKFLKDKSEDLKVRIKAAEEQLSATGLDQSLTHQALVNLSEKLAELEQEMVPLRKQLESYLDLTPNLSLAQVKVEEAKRELDALEAEFSSQLDMLTLSMPEPSKLRFT is encoded by the exons ATGCCCCGGAAGCGGTTCCCGAAAGCCTCCTTCCCCTCGGCCCGGCGCGGCTGCTTTAATATTTCTGCGCCCCATCCTTGCTGCCGGCG CCCtgagcgggcggcggggcgagcCCCGCCCacggggcggggagggggcggggccacggcCCGGCTGCCGCGCAGCCGCAGCGGACTACAAGTCCCAGGAGGcatcgcggcggcggcgcgggggaaGTCGGGAAGAGGCGGGAGGCTCAAGGCGATGGCGGCGGCCATGGACGGCTTGGAGGAGAAGATCCGGCGG GTTACTTTATGgctaaagaaaatgtttgggGATCAGCCCATTCCACGTTATGAAGTGAATGCACGGTCCGTTGATATCCTGTACGAACTTGCTGAACAGAATGAAGCCAGGGATAGGGATGTTTCTTTGATGATAGAAGACATGaagcagaaggcagcagaatACGAAGCAGAAG ccaaCTACCTACAGGACCTTCTCGCAAAAAGCCTGGATTTTTCCTTAACTAGTCTGTGCAGTGAGGGCACCAGCTACCTAAACGAGCTGGTAAACTGCGCGTTGATACTTGAAACAAAGGACACTTCTCTTGCCAG TTTCATCTCTGCTATGAATGATCTGACTTGGGATCTGTATGCAACAGAAtcaaagaacagagaaatggaACTGGAATTGACCAGCATCAAGAAAAAACTAACTGCAGCACTGGTGCTGGAAAAGCGGTTACAAGA ggACCTTAAAAAAACTGAGGAAGATTTGGAGGTAGAAGAAGCAAAAGCTGAGAGCCGATCCCAGAACCTGAAGTTCCTGAAAGACAAATCTGAGGATTTAAAAGTCAGGATTAAGGCTGCTGAG GAGCAGCTTTCTGCCACAGGGTTGGACCAGTCTTTGACGCATCAGGCATTAGTGAACCTGTCTGAG AAACTGGCCGAATTAGAACAAGAAATGGTGCCTTTGAGGAAGCAGCTGGAGTCCTACCTCGATTTAACTCCT aaTCTTTCCCTTGCACAAGTGAAGGTTGAAGAAGCAAAACGAGAACTG GATGCCTTGGAGGCAGAGTTCTCATCGCAGCTTGACATGCTGACTCTTTCGAtgccagagcccagcaaacTCCGATTCACCTGA
- the ATP5F1A gene encoding ATP synthase subunit alpha, mitochondrial, giving the protein MLSARVAAAIARSLPRQAGLISRNTLGAAFVATRNIHASKTCFQKTGTAEVSSILEERILGADTSAELEETGRVLSIGDGIARVYGLRNVQAEEMVEFSSGLKGMSLNLEPDNVGVVVFGNDRLIKEGDVVKRTGAIVDVPVGEELLGRVVDALGNPIDGKGPITSKTRRRVGLKAPGIIPRISVREPMQTGIKAVDSLVPIGRGQRELIIGDRQTGKTSIAIDTIINQKRFNDGTDEKKKLYCIYVAIGQKRSTVAQLVKRLTDADAMKYTIVVSATASDAAPLQYLAPYSGCSMGEYFRDNGKHALIIYDDLSKQAVAYRQMSLLLRRPPGREAYPGDVFYLHSRLLERAAKMNDAFGGGSLTALPVIETQAGDVSAYIPTNVISITDGQIFLETELFYKGIRPAINVGLSVSRVGSAAQTRAMKQVAGTMKLELAQYREVAAFAQFGSDLDAATQQLLNRGVRLTELLKQGQYVPMAIEEQVAVIYAGVRGHLDKLEPSKITKFESAFLAHVLSQHQALLSTIRTEGKISDQTEAKLKEIVTSFLSTFEA; this is encoded by the exons ATGCTCTCCGCCCGCGTGGCCGCCGCCATCGCCCGCTCCCTGCCGCGGCAGGCCGGCCTG ATTTCCAGAAATACCCTGGGTGCAGCATTTGTTGCTACAAGAAACATCCATGCCTCcaaaacatgttttcagaaaactg GCACTGCTGAGGTATCCTCTATTCTTGAGGAACGTATTTTGGGAGCTGATACCTCTGCTGAACTTGAGGAGACTGGCCGCGTGCTCTCAATCGGTGATGGTATTGCCCGTGTGTATGGTCTAAGAAATGTTCAAGCAGAAGAAATGGTTGAATTTTCTTCTGGACTGAAG GGCATGTCCTTGAACTTGGAGCCCGACAATGTTGGTGTTGTCGTGTTTGGTAACGACAGATTGATCAAGGAAGGGGATGTTGTGAAGAGGACTGGTGCCATTGTGGATGTTCCAGTTGGGGAAGAGCTGCTGGGCCGTGTTGTAGATGCCCTGGGCAATCCCATTGATGGGAAG ggTCCTATTACTTCTAAGACACGTAGGAGAGTTGGCTTAAAGGCTCCTGGGATCATTCCCAGGATCTCTGTACGTGAACCTATGCAAACCGGTATTAAAGCTGTGGATAGCTTGGTGCCAATTGGCCGTGGCCAGCGCGAGTTGATCATTGGTGATAGGCAGACTGG GAAAACTTCAATTGCAATTGACACAATAATCAACCAGAAACGATTTAATGATGGAACAGATGAGAAGAAGAAGCTATACTGTATCTATGTTGCAATTGGCCAGAAGAGATCTACTGTTGCTCAGCTGGTGAAGAGGCTCACTGATGCAG ATGCCATGAAGTACACTATTGTGGTTTCTGCCACAGCATCTGATGCTGCACCCCTTCAGTATCTGGCTCCCTACTCGGGCTGCTCCATGGGGGAGTACTTCAGAGACAATGGAAAACATGCTCTTATCATCTATGATGACTTATCCAAGCAG GCTGTTGCCTATCGTCAGATGTCTCTGCTACTGCGTCGTCCACCTGGTCGTGAGGCTTACCCAGGTGATGTGTTCTACTTGCACTCCCGTCTGCTGGAGAGAGCGGCTAAAATGAATGATGCCTTTGGAGGTGGCTCTCTGACTGCCTTGCCTGTCATTGAAACTCAGGCTGGTGATGTGTCTGCTTACATTCCAACTAATGTCATCTCCATCACTGATGGACAG ATTTTCTTGGAAACTGAGCTGTTCTACAAAGGTATCCGTCCAGCCATCAACGTTGGTCTGTCTGTATCCCGTGTAGGCTCTGCTGCTCAGACCAGGGCTATGAAGCAG GTGGCAGGTACCATGAAGCTGGAATTGGCTCAGTATCGTGAAGTAGCTGCCTTTGCTCAGTTTGGTTCTGATCTGGATGCTGCCACACAACAGCTGTTGAATCGTGGTGTGCGCCTGACAGAGCTCCTCAAGCAAGGACAGTACG TTCCCATGGCTATTGAAGAACAAGTTGCAGTCATCTATGCTGGTGTAAGAGGTCACTTGGACAAGCTGGAGCCCAGCAAGATCACTAAATTTGAGAGTGCTTTCCTAGCTCATGTTCTGAGCCAGCACCAGGCCCTTCTCTCTACTATCAG GACTGAAGGGAAGATCTCTGACCAGACAGAAGCCAAATTGAAGGAAATAGTCACAAGTTTCTTGTCTACTTTTGAGGCATAA